Below is a window of Impatiens glandulifera chromosome 2, dImpGla2.1, whole genome shotgun sequence DNA.
TATAGGAAAACTTAAACGATGTGATTTACCCATCACACAATGCTCACATAATTccatattttttatctttacaTCTCTTAAAAAACCTTGTTTATTTAGTTCCAACAAACTATTAAGGCTCATGTGTCCCAATCGATTGTGTCACTATATCGTTTTGTTTGAGGCTTGAGGTGTCACATCTACTTCTTCGTCGATAACCTCCCTATCAAGAACATACTGTCCATTTTGAAGACTCCCTTGAATGACAGTACGATCTGCTTTTTAAACACTCAGACTCCCCTCCTTCAGCTTTACTTCATAACTTGTCGAATCAAGCACACCAAGAGATATCAAATTTCTATTGAGCTCAGGAATATGTCTCACATCTGTCAGCACCATAAACTTCCTATCATACATCTTAAGCTTTATTGAACCAACATCGATGATATCACAAGACTCGTTGTTTCCCATCAAGACCTTATTATCCTttcattaaaatcaaacaaccaATCTCGCCTTTGTGTAATGTGAAAAGTGCACCCTAAATCAAGAATCCACTGAGATTTAGTGTCGATGCACTATCATACGCATGACCTGCATTTGTTGTGTTGGCGTAGTTCTGACCATGAGACTTTCCTGAATTGTAATTCTTCATTTTATTCTTACGCTTGAGACAATCCTTCCGCAAGTGTCCTTTCTTCTTACAATACCAGCAATCCATTTCTTGGACTCTATGAGACTTCGCTGAAGAGTTTTTGGCTGATGAACTATTTGTCATATGATGATTCTTGAGTTTATTGTTCATTGAATGAGGCTTTGAGTCAGATTTACCTTGAACATTCAATCCCTCACCGAAGTTCTTTGCGCTCTTGGATTTCAAGTTTAATTCTTTCGAAAACACAACCGAGAGAATTCTTCTAGAGACAAAGTTTCTTTGTCACACTTCAATGTGTCTTTTAGATTATCATATGTTTGAGCAGTGAGTTTAAAAAGAATATGGCTTGGTCTTAATTACTTACAGACACTTCAAGAATCTCAAGATCCGAGACAAGCTTGGTAACTCATCGAGATTCTCCTTGATCGATTTGTTCTCTTCCATTTTAAAACTGTAGAATTGTTGATTTAGATTAATCATATTTGGAAGTCACTTAATAAGGAACAGTTGTTTGAGCTTGAGCCACATCGACGTTGTTGTCTCCTTTTTAATCACCTTTCTCATAATCTGGTCACCAAGACTCAAAATAATAGTATTGCGCGATTTTTTCTGCCTTTCCTTTCGCCCTAGATCGATCTTCTTTTTCACGTTTAGCTTTCTCGGCGTTGTTTTTTGCCTCTGTCTCCGCTGAGACCATATCTTTCTTCAACTCTTGAGTGAGAGCATCGGTCAAGCCAAGATTACCCAAATGGGCCAGCATCTTCATTCTCCATAGTGGAAATCATTTTTTCCATCGAACTTTTCTAAGTCCAATTTGTAACTCGCCATGATCTTTGACTTTCTTGATCATAATCCTTCAATGCGTTCAAACCAACTCTTCAAAATCTTGATTCTCCTGTGATTGTACAACCACAAATCAGACACGAAAAAAATatctctgataccaatttgtgtGGAAAATTAATCATATAGAAAGAAAGAACATAGTGATTTTTATACTAGGTTCGGCTTCAGATTGATGCCTACGTGCTAGTCCGAGAGAAAGACTCTCGAGTTTGAATACACTATAATGAACAAATAAGATTATAGACTTCTTCAGTTTGAAAGATCACTTCAAGAAACCTTTTTACTCTCTCTCTTACCACACTTCATTACAATCACTCTTAAACTATTTATACAACAAAAATATAGATTCAAGACACTTCATTTGTTATAGTATTCTTAAGTCCCTTTCCTTTTCAATGTTTTATGCAGTAGAGAGCAATGCTGCAGGGTCATTACTGAGTATAACCGCAGAATTGCTGCGCCCCGCGGGCGAGCTATTTGATGGTGATGTTTGTCAAATATTTGAATCAAACTTGTGGAATTTGACTCTAAATGGGAATGAATGCAAGTGTCATGCAATCAAGAAATGTTGATTTACATTGTGATTGTGGTTATTTCTGTAGGAAGCCATCTTAAGAGAGCTTCAGAGACTCTATGATGAGCTTGTTGAGAATGAAAGTGTCTGTCGATTAGATAAATTTGTTGCTACAGAGAAAACTAGCAGGTcattatttcatctaaaatgtAGAATTATCTGTCGTGAAATATAATGTGGTTTTGCGAATTGAATTTTGGTCTTGTTTATTCTTTTAGGAGTAAGTGGTTATGGTCACGACTTACGCAACAGTCGTCGAGTTCACCTGTAAAGGGGTTTTATCTATATGGTGGAGTGGGTACTGGCAAGACTATGCTAATGGACTTATTTTATGAACAACTGTAAGATGTTTGTTTATTACtaatctatttttattgatatactTCATTAAGACTTTGGGCTGGAATTGAGTAGACTTTGTTTTGAATATCAAATTTCTCACATTCTAATTGCAGGCCAAGCAACTGGAGGGAAAAAGGGGATTCATTTTCATGACTTCATGTTGGGCGTTCATAGTCATTTACAAGTAAGTATCCTGTTTTTATATAGAGTTGTTTCTTGATTGGATCCTGATTCAGATGATATACACTGTAGCTGAAATTCTGTAAATCTTTTTCACTATTATTACAAAGTTTTTCCTACTCGCAAAGAAAAAGAGAGTATTTTCTTAATTGTGTCtcaaaaattgttaatttaaactatttgtGATTTCAGAAGCACAAGGGTGTTGCCAATCCCCTTGAAGTTGTTGCAGGCGAGATATCTGATGAATCAATCCTTCTTTGCCATGACGAATTTATGATAAGTTATTGATAACATCGTCTTGTTCTTACAACTAGTTATTTCTTTTCACTATGTTTGATGTTTGTTTCAAATGGTGATATACTAAATAGGTGAATGATGTTGCGGATGTAAAGTGATTTGAATTTCCAGCAATTCCAAACtgcaatttgtttttttaaatgtctttACTTGTTAACCTTTTGATTGAGCTTTTTTTTATGTTCAGAGTGCTATCTCACCCTATGTTTGGATGATGTTCCGATTTTTGGTCTACAAAATAAAACTGTAGCATATCGTTTCGTCACTCTAATTGACTTCAgtcttttgttttcaaattgtTCGGCTGGCTGCCAGCCTATAAtatcattacaattataaatttCCCGTTTTTTTCATGTAGGTGATGTATGAGAATAAAGCTAGACTGGTGTGAAGTGCTGAAGCGTGTCCTATTGAACTCTTTAAGAAAGTTATATCGATTTCTGAAGCTCAAGAAAAGGCTCCAAAAAATTCTTCTAGGTCAATGAAAAACGACGACGTAGATATTTGTGTTGACAATGAGCTAGGGTTTGCGAAAGACCTAACCATTTGCAGgtgaatcattttttttattagagacATCAGACATGTATGTTCAATTATTAATGTATTTGCAAAAGACTAATGTGTGTGCTCCATTTATCTAGGTCGACAGAAATGTATAGCCATGAATACCTGGAACAACATGCTGCCAATTTATTACAAGCATAAGAGTCATATTGGTGTCAATTGTTGTAGTAtgtttttaagtaaattatccATCCTAATAAGATTGAGCACCAACCTTACAGTTTTTGTCTAATTACAAATGACAATGAACTTTGTTGAGATTGCTGAGAGTTTACAACACTAATAGTGCTTTGCACATCAAATCGATTTGTAGGGcgaaatatttattagattaattcaaaaataaaatcaatttaatctgAAATACTAATTTGtattaactattttgatttggattatcgaaattacattaatttctatataagtaAGTATAACATGTAATTATGtaagttatataatatgtatgtaaagtaaataaataaattattattattatgtttatgtaTAAGTCTTAAATATAGAgactttgaaaaaataaatatgagagaATTTGAAAAGAAACTTTTGATGTCATTATTAAAACTAACATTTATCTCGTGTTAtgaaaaaccgtgaaaaaaatattacggtaaatattttatgggcgggtcaactcacaatccgactcaagtatcattttactctcacatatatccaaattaaccacagctctcgacccaacagttcggacactttaaaaattaagtatcattatatatataatgataaatcttattttaattaatttaagtaattcAGAACTAACggtatattattcaattttgtttatattatcaGATATTGTATttgaaacaatttattttaagtaataataataatattttttaaaattgaaaaatggtaTTTTTGTCCTGCTTTCAATTTTCGCAACAAATCTCTTATTCTTTCTTTTAATAGAATCTTCCATTTATTTCTTTGACAGAATCCTCCCTCGATACAATAGCATTTCGATCTTCTTTATATAGTTGTTTTCTCGCCTCCCTCGTGATCCTTGCGCCTTCGTCCTCATCTGGTTTGGTCCAAAGGTCAGAGACTGTAGCTTTCCATTTAGGGTATCTGTCGATGGCGTtaaggagagagaaagagagagaatccTGGCGAAGAAGAGGAAAGATCGCGAGGTTCGCGTGCCCGGCATGTATCTGGACATTTTTGGAGAAGAAGAAACGGGGTCTGGATGCCCTAAACCATTTCAACCCGATAATCTcttaaccaaaaataatttaaatttaaaataataaatttatttataattataaattattaaaatattaaataccaaataaaaataatattcaatcacaataattttaaaatattaaatatttaaacaaataaatatcatataacaataatttttcaaaaattaataaaaacttttaatgattacaatgaaaaagaaaaaaaatagtcaagGCAGGTAAATATGATCgcatataaaagtatatatattaaataaacttttaatgattaataaaaataatcattacatgtatatatattaaatagtgaaaagaaaattaatgattacatgtatatattaatggttttaaacaactataattaaaataataataattgtattttttagaCTGGATTAGTCAAGACAGGTAAATATCATTACatataaaaattacatataaaacTGGTCAAACATATTTATGTCAAAATTAAGCTTTGttctttttttaactttttaaaaaattagttcaaaattaattttacaatcAATTACTCCACAACAAtcaaatcactcattttattaaccaaaatattaaaatatcatttattttaaattattactttttattttattcatatatatatcaatacattttaagtctttttaccaaaaataatcattattttttcaaaatcatctccaatcattacttttttgTCTCTctatgttttttcaaaaaccccaatccgaatTAGGCACAATGTGAAAAATCACACAAATCAATACTATTACCCgcaaaaatgttttaaattaaaatccttactttcattttttaaagtCAACCATGGATGaatgaagtaaaaaaaatttagataaaaataaaaacttgaaaactcaaatattaaatcaacttgattttttttatcttatatttatcttaaaaaaagttatgttacaaatttgttttaaaaattaagaaataaataaatttaaaataataaaacaataatttacattttttttctctagaaAGTAGGAACAGTGTAAtcataataagaaaaataattgtttgtatTGAAATCCAATGCGAGggagaatgtcaattttaaacCGTCACAAATTTGTACCACGCTCAAACCGTTCCAATTTCATCCCGGTTATGCTCcgaatactaaaaaaataattaaatatataaacagcGACGGCGCCGCGACTTCAAACAGCAACCGAGTCCAagatgatatatgtatgttgtAAAGAGTGATTAATTGTCTATATACATCATAACATACATATGAAGAAGAATATCAATATTATTGAATCTTGTTCCgtgaaattataatttggaaATGTGATGACCATGTGATCTGATTTATACATTAGAATTTGTATATATCATCATTTAGATTTAAGGGGAAAAAAGATGAGAAAaactatcaaaatattattattatctaagtGGTGAATTACTGGAGTGGTCACAAACCTCATGAAGCAACAATTAAAGAACGTGAAGAAGAAGATCCAACACCCAAAGTGACAGGCAAAGACTCCGACCTCCTGTGGTTATCATGGTTTTTTCTGTTGCCGTTTCCATTCACATTTATCGCAACTTGCCCTTTACCATTACCATTCTGAAGTGACGAAACTCTAGACATCGATATCATCCCAACCCCGTCTGTTTGGGTAAAATGTTCTTCATACTCCACATCTTCATTGTATCCTTTTATCAGGAAATCTGAGCAATTCTTCTTTATTCCATGATCATAAGGGTTTCTAAAACGCCCTCCCGGTCCCCTTAGGTACCCATATCGCATTGAATTCACCAACTCATTTGTCGTAATGTTACGCGATATCTACCAAACCCGCAGCAAAAAGAGATAATTCAAGATCAAGTTTATAATAGTACTGTCATATAATGGACATTATTGTTACATTTAATACATACACAAACCTGAGAAGCTTGCATCACAGTTAAAACCGATACACAAGAAAAGAGGGCAAAATCCGCTAAGAGGAAACTGATGGCACCCATGTGTTGAGTGCCAGCATGGTTCAGCCAATCTCCAAGATCAGGCGGAGCCATTGGATCGCTTAAAATCCCTATATtatgagaagaaaaaataaagaaatcttGCAAAAATATTCCCAGCCGAttagaaataaacaaatctTACTTGTAATAGTGGCAGCACCCGTCATCAACATAGCGAAAACCTCCAAGACGAGAAATAGGAAGAAATCCCATTTGTTTTTCTGCATGGGAAATGTCAATAAAACAGACCTCATTAGAAATCAGAAGGTGTAACacaaaattgatatttaaaaacaaaatcaaaagtcCATGCACCTTTCCTACGCAGTTGGATACCCATGGGCAATGATGGTCAAATTGCTCTACACAACGATCACACGTCGAACAATGCTTCGCACGAAGAGGCCTTACAATCtacttcaaaataaaaatattaaagaactACCCAAATGAAAAATATAGTGTAAAAGATGAATCCCACCTTGCATGTTGCACAAAGCTGAGACCAGTTTCCAGCTAGCAATGACGGGTTATTAATCTCGATCTTCAAAAAGGGCTCCTGCAAAGAATATGCATTTTCAATATACAAATCTCGACATTCCCTTCAATGTGGAAGAAGGTAAAAGAAGAGCTTACATCGTCCTTTACACTTTCTTCACTAGCACTCTTTCTGACATACCCTGGATCTTTGCTGCAGACATCAAAGAACAAGATAAAATTTGTATGAAAATGATTCAAGCGAGATTAGACAATACCTGCTGCATCTATAGAACCAAAAAGACCCACTGGTCGCTAAGAAAACACCAGACCATGCAAAGAGAGCAAAGCCTGTTCCCAGATTTGGCAGATCTGAAGCTTTGGACCAAAAGAAAGAacaattaatccaaataaagcTGTGATGATTGTCCAAACATAGATAGATGATCATGATGAACCTACCCAATACAACAGAATTAGTATAAGTAACAGTTAATGCAAACATAATACACCAAAGAAGTGGCGCAAGGCCTAATTTCACTAGTCGACCAAAACTGCTGTTTGGATCCCAGCGCTTTTCAAGCAACTTCCTCACATTTCCCTGCAAATTCACAgttgcaataataataataatacccaAAGAAGAACATTTTTGAATTGATTGTCAATAATTCCACCCAAAcagaaaaacaaagaaaactACCCACAAGAAAAATTGCAACTTGTCTGTGACCCTTATCAGCAGCAAGCTGAGCAGGAGTAAGACCAGTGTTATCAGTAACAGTTAGATCCTCCTTCTTCAAACCCTGACCTAAAACAGTGCAGGAATCTAAGTTCCCTTTGATAGCAGCCCAATGGAGTGGAGTACAACCTAAAATCAATATCAAAACAACCATAAGCCAGACGCCAACTCAAACACCAGATTAATCGATTATTGTTACCTTCTTTGTCTTGCCTTCCTCTAAATGCATCGAGAAATAGCAGAAGACGTATACAATCAGCATAACCCTTGTATGCAGCCCTACAATCCTAAATTTTGTGAAATtaaggaaagaaaaaagaaaaaatggagTCTTTTATCATTGATTCTGTATACTAACCAGTGTAAAGGACTTCTCCCATCGTTATCAGGAATATCAGGATCAGCATTCCATTTTGTAACAACATGATAAAGGAAAGCCGTTTGTCCATACTGAGCTGCAACATGGGTTGCCTTTAAAAACAGGAACATACAATTCCAATTGATTATATGATGACAAGAAAGAAAAGCAAATCGATTTTTATGAAAAAAGGGAAAAAGTAACTAACATGATATCCATACATATCAGCTGCATCTACACGAATTCCCTCTTGAAGCAAAAGCTCTGCCGCCTGAATCGCGCCACGAACTCCAGTCCAATGCAGTGCTGTTTGCCCTGTATGATCCACAGCATTAACATCTCCACCATGCTGCAAAACCCATCTCATGAAACCAATTTTCCTAATTCAAAACAACAACAGAATAGATCATAAATGAGATTCAATTTCAAACCTCAATGATATACTGAGCAGCAACAGTACGATTGTTTAAAGCAGCCCATTGTAAAGCATAGTATCCAAGCCCATCTGCCTCAGAAACAGAGCAACCTTCGGACTCCACCAACCTCTGTAGCTTCTCCATATCGCCATACGCCGCCGCCGTGTAAACATCGTTCTTCAAATTCCCATCCTCCTCTCCTTTCGCAACCTCTTTACCACCAGAGGGTTTATCATCCTTGGATTCAACATCCTCAACGACCTCGATTATCTCCGACGCCATTGAAACGTCGAATAGATTTACATTCAAAGAAGATTTTCACAAAAGGTATAATAAACATACCTAGCAATAGCATGCAATCAATTGATACAAAATATTGCTCTGCCCACAAAAGAAGCTATATGGGTTTTTTCTCGTGAAGAAAATGGGGGAGAAATGGTGGAGAGCCCCGTGACATTGTTGACTGATGTAAGAGATTGGGGGAGAAATTTGTCGGGGCGTCTCCGCATAAACAACAACGAGGAAGAAGATAGAGATATCCAACGAATTTGTGTCTGTAAAATCTAGTATCTTTGTCAGTTTTACCGTCCGACTTTTGCAATCTTGAAATTCTTGGACCGGTAAAGATTCGAtcttttaatgatattttgaacttgatttgagatttttgtatTGTAATTGTTACAAAATTTTCAACTTTTAAtattaccaaaataaataaataaattctcaaATGTGggtaaattcttaatttttaaccTTTGACACGAGGTAGTTGTCACAAATTTTTAcacccaaaaaaattatataaagagtTAGAAGAATTTTAAACTTCACACTAATCAAAtcatgtattattttaatagttttacaGTCGACAAAGTGAATTTATTAGGATTTAATTGAGTTGGATAACCTTAGTTTATGTTGATAAATTAGGAGAAAATAACGCATGTAGTGTTTGAGAATTACATTGTCTATAATTGGGTGGCATTACATTCTCTTATAAAAAGAAGTGGAGATATATGATAAAAAGAAGATTACATATAGGATTGAGTAATAGTAGtgtatcttaataataataataataaaaagccAAGATATGAGATTCAAATAACACAACTTTCTTGTGAAacataactttttaaaaatattatttctttcaaaagtttatttaaacaaacaactaaaatccaaaacataaaaaaaaataataatcataaaaattGAGTTTTGTACCAAATATTCTCATTGTTTTgaatataacaaattattatgATTACCATAATCATGATTTTCACTCATATTTAAAGTGTTCTAAGATGAATCAGACGTGATTGTTATTCTCTCAATAATTACTTTAATCACTTTTTCTCGacgattaatttaaaatatcaaaacaaatcgtttaaaataaacttttactcatatgaaatattttacttttggtcaaaagttatgatatttttcaaaacttttgaTTAATACAACTTGTTtgtaaagtttttttaaaagtgatatatataataaaaaatcatgagAGCATCCTAATACAAAcatcacataaaaaaaaaataataaaaaatacaaaacataaataaaagcAAAAAAAGACTTAGTGAAGTGGACCAACATTTGAAAATGACTTggaaataaaacattaaatttggtCGGTAGAGTGGACCAATATTTGAAAAGcttatttgaaatcaaacagATTTACTAGTGAGTGTGAAAGTTATTTTCGTTGTGAATAGGTAGTTTGCATTGATTATTTCGGACTTCCTCTGGGTTTTTTTTGCATTTGATTTGTTATGTTAACACAAAATTCCTTTTGCCTTAGGAGATGATGACAAGCCCATTATAAGATAATGCAACATATGCATAATATAAAATCACcaagtcatttaaaaaaataaattaagcatGTTTATATAAGGGTTTAAACCTTAAACTAAACTTATAAACAAGATAACTAACTAAGTTAagagatttattatttttttttattaattctatattgtttttaaaaatagtttaaaataattaaaaataaataaaagttgaataGCGCACTCTAACTATACCCCATCCTAATAGTCGAACCTTAATTTAGcgttatataatttatgatatgTGTTTGCATTGAGGTTAATGGTTGTATCGATATGTGTTAAGAATATGCATCGATTTTGTGTGACTTTGTTTAATAACATGTTCAGGttcattatttgtaaaaaaaaaaaaaatcgttattttttaaatttgtgaacaaagatatataatatgttCATTTTCTTGAAGTTGTAATATCATTTCTTAATTTTGTATAGTTGCAAGAGGGAAGCAACTTTTATTCTCAATTTTGATATTCATATCTAAATTGATTTGATCTTTAGTGTTTCTTGTGAGAACTTGTAAAATATGTGTTCACCATATCAAATTTTGTCATGTTATTTCGAATTCCAAAAagttatgtttgaaaaatatgatttttaatgttgagtttaaaatatttctaaattcatctctcaaaattttttgtGAGTATTTACCTTATTCAtacttttgatatttttaaagtCTATTCCTACACATTTAGTTATGTTTTCTCATTTAACATGTTGAATTccttttattttacttttagtATTCTACCAAAATTACAAATTggtcaattaaatttataatttttttggtaatcaaaattaaaaatttgaagatatttagataattttgtaaattttctataaaaataaattaattagaacttttttatgtttaaattagaagttttgtttttaattctCTCATACTCTTGATTTTTGTCTAAACACTTGTAGAACAATATCTTTCTTGGATCTATCTCATTCAATTAGGAATTCCCATGTAAATCTCGCATATGGACTTGGATGAATCGAAAGGTAAAAAATCAAAGCATTGAAAGGTAAACATAAAGACTTAGatgaattgaaatataaaaaatcaaatcattaaaAAGTAAACATAACAATTAGTTTCTTATAACACTAGTTGTTACCTTCATTTTTCAGCTGAATACACTAATGAATTAAGACATAAAAATCAAAGCATTAAGAGGTAAacataacaattaatatttttacccAAATTTGTTGTAATTTACCTTGAACGGTTTATCGAACAAAATTAAGAGCtaaaaatcaaaatgttaaaaataaacctaacaaTTATTTCTCTTAGCAAAATATTTTGTCGTTTATGaggtaaaatattaaaaacattgattgataaatattacaattagttctcttcaattttttttttaccttaatGTCTTTACTGTAACCAATTGTATTCAATTTAGctcaaactaataaaaaaaaaaaattacttttttaaactctttcaaatattcaaaatgagtcaataaattttataaatcattattattattaactaaaaaaaattgtattttgacattttattcaaataactaaaaaaaaaattaattttttttttacatcaaATCAAAACCCTGgtaaaataagaaacaaaaagTGTAGGCAAAACAAAACCCTAAGGCTTTCCAATAAAAAAGGCTCTTCTTGTCACTCTGTTCTGCCCGTGCCCCAAAACCCAACCCTAACTGTACAcatttctcttttctctctctataatttGATAACACGCCCTTGGAGAGTGACTGGCAGCAATGGAGGTCGATGGGTTTCGTTCTAACTTGGCAGTTTCGGTCTGCTCGGTCGTGGCCGGAGAGACTCTATTGTCTGCACAGAGGTTCTTTGCTTACCTCTACCTTACGCTGGTAAATACTTTTCCTCCTTCTCTTTCGTTTCTTCGAAGATGAAGCTAGAATCTTTCGTCTGTTAGCAGTGATTGTGATTGATTTTGAACTGTTGAATGTTGCTCTGCTTTCTGGGTTTTAGTTCTAGGGTTTTCTTGCGAAAAACGAAACAGGGTCTTCACACTGCTCAATTTTGGGCTTTAGTTCGTAGATATCTTGTTTTCGCAGTTCAACTGAGGGGGGTTTTGTTTATTAGAACTTGTGATCTTACTCGATAATAGTGTTGCCTAGTTCTAGGGCTTTTAGAATGGAAGAGAAAGAGGCCTCTTTGTATTTGAGACTGATTCTGAAGGATTGATTCCCTTTAAAGCTGATATCTTGAATTCTAAGCTTTTTGttgtttcatttttctttcaCAGACTGCAATAGCTCTAAACAATTTGAATGGGTTTCCAGAATTTACTGGGACAGATGAGAGGTAATGAGTTTTTTCAATTGATACAAGCTGTATGTATATTTTACTGCCTTACCATATGTTTAAAAGTCAATTATTGCAGGTTTCCCCTAGCTGAACTTAATAAAAGGCAACAACCCTGCCTTGAAAACAAAGATGCCAGTGATTCCGAAAATGATGATGGagaggatgatgatgaagatgatgataaggatgatgaagatgatgatgcgGGGGATGAAGATTTCTCGGGTGAAGAAGGTGCAgatgacgacgatgatgatGAAGCCGATCCCAATGAGGAACCCAAGTCTAATGGCAAGAAAGGTGGTAGTGATGATgaggaagatgatgaagaagaagatgacgatgaagacgatgatgaggacgatgatgatgatgatgaggatgaagacgatgatgaagaagatgaagaccAACCACCTCCTAAGAAGAGGAAGTAGTTTAAGAAATGAGCTTTAGGTTGTTTTATCTTTATGGATTCTTTTTAAGGTTGTTCTGGATCTCTGTTAATTTGTGACTTGTGCTGTATGTGGAGTTTGTATTTGACTAGCCAATTGGGGATATTTCTGTAGCGTTTCTAAACTTGAAAACATTTTCAACTCAATTGTTTCTTGACTAAA
It encodes the following:
- the LOC124925378 gene encoding prostatic spermine-binding protein-like, with the translated sequence MEVDGFRSNLAVSVCSVVAGETLLSAQRFFAYLYLTLTAIALNNLNGFPEFTGTDERFPLAELNKRQQPCLENKDASDSENDDGEDDDEDDDKDDEDDDAGDEDFSGEEGADDDDDDEADPNEEPKSNGKKGGSDDEEDDEEEDDDEDDDEDDDDDDEDEDDDEEDEDQPPPKKRK